A part of Streptomyces sp. NBC_01451 genomic DNA contains:
- a CDS encoding sensor histidine kinase, which yields MHSLLDAVTNIGRGLELPQVLSSIVDAAVTLTDAEYGALGVIGDGQRLSQFLPVGIADDLAARIGQAPCGRGILGELIRNPVALRLTDLTRHPASFGFPEHHPPMRTFLGVPVRVRGEVFGNLYLTEKRGGTGFDSEDEAVLATLANAAGVAVDNARLYHDSRRRERWLEALSEITRSLFAGTAAREVLRLIARRACEVADADLTAVLLPAEADGARLTVEVAYGHDAEHVEGAVLPAHGSLVGPAAGADEPATTADAGGDLRAHALGHESGDPQGYGPMVAVPLPLDASACGALRLSRRAGRPAFDDTEVALVSRFSDQAAIALELARRRAESEELAVLHERDRIARDLHDLAIQRLFATGMTLQSAIRMIESPDAAERVSRAVGDLDTTVQIIRSTIFELRSAGDDRGGPGLRRRMPETARLAAQSLGFSPVLRIDGPVDSTVPAEVAEHVLAVTAEALSNIARHARARRADVVLTVPTAGDVLTLAVTDNGVGMGAAQHTGGLANLRSRAAQYGGTLTVESPAQGGTRLVWRVPLPAD from the coding sequence ATGCACAGCCTCCTCGACGCCGTCACGAACATCGGCCGCGGCCTGGAGCTGCCCCAGGTTCTAAGCAGCATCGTGGATGCGGCGGTCACTCTTACCGACGCCGAGTACGGCGCCCTCGGTGTGATCGGCGACGGGCAGCGACTGTCGCAGTTCCTGCCGGTCGGCATCGCCGACGACCTCGCGGCCCGCATCGGCCAGGCCCCCTGCGGGCGCGGCATCCTCGGCGAGCTGATCCGCAATCCGGTTGCCCTGCGTCTCACAGATCTGACCCGCCACCCGGCCAGTTTCGGCTTTCCCGAGCACCATCCGCCGATGCGGACGTTCCTGGGGGTGCCTGTCCGTGTCCGGGGCGAGGTGTTCGGCAACCTCTACCTGACCGAGAAGCGCGGGGGCACGGGGTTCGACTCCGAGGACGAGGCCGTGCTGGCGACGCTGGCCAACGCGGCCGGGGTCGCCGTCGACAACGCACGCCTTTACCACGACAGCCGACGCCGGGAACGCTGGCTGGAGGCGCTCAGTGAGATCACCCGCAGTCTGTTCGCCGGAACCGCCGCCCGCGAGGTGCTCCGCCTGATCGCCCGCAGGGCGTGCGAGGTGGCCGACGCCGACCTGACCGCCGTACTGCTCCCGGCAGAGGCGGACGGTGCCCGGCTCACGGTGGAGGTGGCGTACGGCCATGACGCCGAGCACGTCGAAGGAGCGGTCCTTCCCGCACACGGGTCGCTGGTCGGCCCGGCCGCCGGTGCCGATGAACCCGCGACCACCGCGGACGCCGGTGGCGACCTGCGGGCGCATGCGCTCGGCCACGAGAGCGGCGATCCGCAGGGGTACGGCCCCATGGTGGCCGTACCGTTGCCGCTGGACGCCTCGGCCTGCGGCGCACTGCGCCTGAGCCGGCGTGCGGGTCGCCCGGCCTTCGACGACACCGAGGTCGCCTTGGTCTCCCGGTTCTCCGACCAGGCCGCGATCGCCCTGGAACTGGCGCGGCGCCGCGCCGAGTCCGAGGAGCTGGCCGTGCTGCACGAACGCGACCGCATCGCCCGCGACCTGCACGACCTGGCGATCCAGCGGCTCTTCGCCACCGGCATGACGCTGCAGAGCGCCATCCGCATGATCGAGAGCCCCGACGCCGCCGAGCGGGTCTCCCGGGCGGTAGGGGATCTGGACACCACCGTCCAGATCATCCGCTCCACCATCTTCGAGCTGCGCTCGGCCGGGGACGACCGCGGCGGTCCGGGGCTGCGCCGCCGGATGCCTGAAACCGCCCGGCTGGCCGCCCAGTCCCTCGGCTTCAGCCCGGTTCTTCGGATCGACGGACCGGTGGACTCCACCGTCCCCGCCGAGGTGGCCGAACACGTCCTGGCGGTGACCGCCGAAGCCCTCAGCAATATCGCCCGGCACGCACGCGCCCGCCGGGCGGACGTCGTCCTGACCGTGCCGACGGCCGGGGATGTCCTCACTCTCGCGGTGACGGACAACGGAGTGGGTATGGGCGCCGCCCAGCACACCGGCGGACTGGCCAACCTGCGCTCCCGCGCCGCGCAGTACGGCGGGACGCTGACCGTCGAGTCCCCGGCACAGGGCGGCACCCGGCTCGTGTGGCGGGTGCCGCTGCCCGCCGACTGA
- a CDS encoding acyl-ACP desaturase, translated as MAAAPLGSPSTRRTTWTDAQLLHALEEVVERELNRHLGVFKEWMPHEYVPWSRGRDFDGVLGGEPWVPEQSPLTAMGKVAMVVNLLTEDNLPSYHHEIATLFGRDGAWGTWVHRWTAEEARHSMAMRDYLVASRAVDPAALERARMTHMSAGFVSDNRHSPLHTVAYVAFQELVTRISHRNTGHSSGDPVCDRLLARIATDENLHMVFYRNLLGAALEIAPDQALHAVADVVSGFRMPGHGLPGFERAAVEIALGGVYNLRVHHDDVLQPVLRHLKVLRLTGLGPEGLKAQQELGEFLGSLDAQATRFDERRAAVLARRAAARR; from the coding sequence ATGGCTGCCGCCCCCCTAGGGTCCCCTTCCACCCGCCGCACCACGTGGACGGACGCGCAGCTCCTCCACGCGCTGGAGGAGGTGGTCGAGCGCGAACTCAACCGCCACCTGGGGGTGTTCAAGGAGTGGATGCCCCACGAGTACGTCCCGTGGAGCCGAGGCCGGGACTTCGACGGGGTCCTGGGCGGTGAGCCCTGGGTGCCGGAGCAGTCTCCGCTGACCGCGATGGGCAAGGTCGCGATGGTGGTGAACCTGCTCACCGAGGACAACCTGCCCAGTTACCACCACGAGATCGCCACCCTGTTCGGGCGTGACGGCGCCTGGGGCACCTGGGTGCATCGGTGGACGGCGGAGGAGGCCCGGCACTCCATGGCCATGCGGGACTACCTGGTGGCGTCCCGCGCCGTGGACCCGGCGGCACTGGAGCGGGCCCGCATGACCCACATGTCCGCCGGATTCGTCTCCGACAACCGGCACTCGCCGCTCCACACCGTGGCGTACGTCGCCTTCCAGGAACTGGTCACCCGCATCTCGCACCGCAATACCGGGCACAGCTCGGGCGATCCGGTCTGCGACCGCCTGCTGGCGCGCATCGCCACCGACGAGAACCTGCACATGGTTTTCTACCGCAACCTGCTGGGGGCCGCCCTGGAGATCGCCCCCGACCAGGCCTTGCACGCCGTCGCCGACGTGGTGAGCGGCTTCCGGATGCCCGGCCACGGCCTGCCGGGCTTCGAACGCGCCGCCGTCGAGATCGCCCTGGGCGGGGTCTACAACCTGCGCGTCCACCACGACGACGTCCTCCAGCCGGTGCTGCGGCACCTCAAGGTCCTGCGCCTGACCGGCCTCGGGCCCGAGGGGCTCAAGGCCCAGCAGGAGCTGGGCGAGTTCCTCGGTTCACTGGACGCGCAGGCGACCCGGTTCGACGAGCGCCGGGCCGCCGTCCTGGCGCGGCGCGCGGCCGCCAGGCGCTGA
- a CDS encoding response regulator transcription factor gives MEAHTNTGLVSSPASPLRVFILDDHEVVRRGVRDLLEAEPDIVVAGEAASAREALARVPAVRPHVAVLDVRLGEAGNGDHAGVEVCRELRARMPELACLMLTSFDDDEALFDAIMAGAAGYVLKRIDGSDLVAAVRTVAGGESMLDPRAASRVMTRLRDPRPEPEAPYVSPELERLSPREQEILELIGEGLTNRQIAERLFLAEKTIKNRVSSILAKLGVGRRIQAAMLAEKLREQRRPER, from the coding sequence GTGGAAGCACACACGAACACCGGCCTCGTCTCCTCGCCCGCCTCACCTCTGCGGGTGTTCATCCTGGATGACCACGAGGTGGTGCGCCGAGGGGTGCGCGACCTGCTGGAGGCCGAGCCGGACATCGTCGTGGCCGGCGAGGCGGCGAGTGCCCGGGAGGCGCTCGCCCGGGTGCCCGCGGTCCGCCCGCATGTCGCGGTGCTGGACGTGCGGCTCGGCGAGGCCGGCAACGGGGACCACGCGGGGGTCGAGGTGTGCCGGGAGCTGCGGGCCCGGATGCCCGAACTGGCCTGTCTGATGCTGACCTCGTTCGACGACGACGAGGCGTTGTTCGACGCCATCATGGCGGGCGCGGCCGGCTATGTGCTCAAGCGGATCGACGGTTCCGACCTGGTGGCCGCCGTCCGTACGGTGGCGGGGGGAGAGTCCATGCTGGATCCCCGGGCGGCCTCGCGGGTGATGACGCGGCTGCGCGACCCCCGGCCGGAACCCGAAGCCCCGTACGTCTCACCCGAGTTGGAGCGGCTTTCGCCGCGCGAGCAGGAGATCCTGGAGCTGATCGGCGAGGGGCTGACGAACCGCCAGATCGCCGAGCGGCTGTTCCTCGCGGAGAAGACGATCAAGAACCGGGTGTCGTCCATCCTGGCCAAACTGGGCGTGGGCCGCCGCATCCAGGCAGCGATGCTGGCCGAAAAGCTGCGGGAGCAGCGGCGGCCCGAGCGGTAG